The Skermanella pratensis genome has a window encoding:
- a CDS encoding anti-sigma factor family protein codes for MEIEERTEDMLLFAYVDGELDEDQRQLVEELIAKDPDVSQRIVQLRELSRLIKAAYDEDGDEPV; via the coding sequence GTGGAAATCGAAGAGCGTACTGAAGATATGTTGCTGTTCGCCTATGTGGATGGCGAACTGGACGAGGATCAGCGGCAGCTGGTCGAGGAATTGATCGCCAAGGATCCGGATGTGAGCCAGCGGATCGTGCAGCTCCGCGAGCTGAGCAGGCTGATCAAGGCCGCATATGACGAGGACGGCGACGAACCCGTCTGA
- a CDS encoding RNA polymerase sigma factor yields MGNVMERRSNYQSHPSSSQKVKMVVGALPADDRDVLMLVCVQGMSYQDAAHQLGISASTVKDRLLRARLTLIRKLDL; encoded by the coding sequence ATGGGCAACGTGATGGAGAGACGGAGCAACTACCAGAGCCATCCATCATCATCACAGAAAGTCAAAATGGTTGTGGGGGCGCTGCCTGCCGATGATCGGGATGTTCTCATGCTGGTTTGCGTACAGGGCATGAGTTATCAGGATGCCGCCCATCAGCTCGGCATCTCGGCTTCGACGGTCAAGGATCGATTGCTTCGTGCCCGGCTGACCCTTATACGGAAACTAGATCTTTAA